A single region of the Cheilinus undulatus unplaced genomic scaffold, ASM1832078v1 Contig6, whole genome shotgun sequence genome encodes:
- the LOC121506666 gene encoding carcinoembryonic antigen-related cell adhesion molecule 5-like isoform X2: MDLPIKSIEWKHNEDIAADWHGNKSKCFGQFKGRCEVDTDTGALTIKGLKLNDSGIYTPEINYKVPFKIELSVISRVAKSSVKTSCNTEMTSCLLTCEGNTTNADPVVYKWFLDGKHGSSYKEWNITKDTKGDRFSCLMMNPVSNETSESIINPFIKQLYGAKGEDVILRPPPMNDTIQRIEWKHNENIAAGWYGNKSECLGQFEGRCEVNTDTGALTIKELNLNNSGIYTPEINGRDSSKTHLSVISRVAKPSVKTSCNTEMTSCNLTCEGNTAEAEPITYRWFIDGRDGPSNVVLIIAKDTKGDRFSCLMTNQVSNETSESVTNPFIKQLYGAKGEDVIIRPPPMNDTIQRIEWKHNENIAAGWYGNKSECLGQFEGRCEVNTDTGALTIKELNLNDSGIYTPEINFRDSSKTHLSVISRVAKPSVKTSCNTEMTSCDLTCEGNTTEAEPITYRWFIDGRDGPSNVVLIIAKDTKEESFRCLMMNPVSNDTSESVTNPFIKDPNNKQTVLVYGAKGEDVIIRPPPMNDTIQRIEWKHNESIAAGWYGDEFECLNQFEGRCEVNTKTGALTIKGLKQTDNGIYTLKISGKVTNKTELSVISRVAKPSVVKSCNPDMTSCNLTCEGNTAEAEPVTYTWFIDGRDGPSNVVLIITKDSKEYSFRCLMMNPVSNETSESIKNPIITKEEQDRLISILVPVIVVVVLVVIVVAAVFIYNHIRGRRQGPNNRRDVEREEGHEHEMDPLNQTPDDLAAEGHPKDNQHLSNGAVASGAQRTSLVSDPPSNTKWPRWSSALICSGS, encoded by the exons ATGGATCTTCCTATCAAAAGCATAGAGTGGAAACACAATGAGGATATTGCAGCAGATTGGCATGGAAACAAGTCTAAGTGTTTTGGCCAGTTTAAAG GTCGTTGTGAGGTGGATACTGACACTGGAGCACTGACCATCAAAGGACTGAAACTGAACGACAGCGGCATCTACACACCAGAGATTAACTACAAAGTCCCCTTTAAGATTGAACTCTCTGTAATCT CTCGTGTAGCTAAATCCTCTGTAAAAACATCCTGCAACACTGAGATGACCAGCTGTCTCCTGACCTGTGAAGGCAACACTACAAACGCCGACCCAGTTGTCTATAAGTGGTTTTTAGATGGCAAGCATGGATCTTCATATAAGGAGTGGAATATAACAAAG GATACAAAGGGGGACAGATTCAGCTGTTTAATGATGAACCCAGTCAGCAATGAAACCAGTGAAAGCATCATAAACCCCTTCATTAAACAAC TTTACGGAGCTAAAGGTGAAGATGTGATCCTCAGACCACCCCCCATGAATGATACTATCCAAAGAATCGAGTGGAAACACAATGAAAATATTGCAGCAGGGTGGTATGGAAACAAGTCTGAGTGCCTTGGCCAGTTTGAAG GTCGTTGTGAGGTGAACACTGATACTGGAGCACTGACCATCAAAGAACTTAACCTGAACAACAGCGGCATCTACACACCAGAGATTAACGGCAGAGACTCCAGCAAGACTCATCTCTCTGTTATCT CTCGTGTAGCTAAACCCTCTGTAAAAACATCCTGCAACACTGAGATGACCAGCTGTAACCTGACCTGTGAAGGCAACACTGCAGAGGCTGAACCAATCACTTATAGGTGGTTTATAGATGGCAGGGATGGACCTTCAAATGTTGTGTTGATTATAGCAAAG GATACAAAGGGGGACAGATTCAGCTGTTTAATGACTAACCAAGTCAGCAATGAAACCAGTGAAAGCGTCACAAACCCCTTCATTAAACAAC TTTACGGAGCTAAAGGTGAAGATGTGATCATCAGACCACCCCCCATGAATGATACTATCCAAAGAATCGAGTGGAAACACAATGAAAATATTGCAGCAGGGTGGTATGGAAACAAGTCTGAGTGCCTTGGCCAGTTTGAAG GTCGTTGTGAGGTGAACACTGATACTGGAGCACTGACCATCAAAGAACTAAACCTGAACGACAGCGGCATCTACACACCAGAGATTAACTTCAGAGACTCCAGCAAGACTCATCTCTCTGTTATCT CTCGTGTAGCTAAACCCTCTGTAAAAACATCCTGCAACACTGAGATGACCAGCTGTGACCTGACCTGTGAAGGCAACACTACAGAGGCTGAACCAATCACTTATAGGTGGTTTATAGATGGCAGGGATGGACCTTCAAATGTTGTGTTGATTATAGCAAAG GATACAAAGGAGGAGAGTTTTAGATGTTTGATGATGAACCCAGTCAGCAATGACACCAGTGAAAGCGTCACAAACCCCTTCATCAAAGATCCCAATAATAAACAAA ctgtcCTAGTTTACGGAGCTAAAGGTGAAGATGTGATCATCAGACCACCCCCCATGAATGATACTATCCAAAGAATCGAGTGGAAACACAATGAAAGTATTGCAGCAGGGTGGTATGGAGATGAGTTTGAGTGCCTTAACCAGTTTGAAG GTCGCTGTGAGGTGAACACTAAAACTGGAGCACTGACCATCAAAGGACTGAAACAAACAGACAACGGCATCTACACACTAAAGATTAGCGGCAAAGTCACCAACAAGACTGAACTCTCTGTTATCT CTCGTGTAGCTAAACCCTCTGTCGTCAAATCCTGCAACCCTGACATGACCAGCTGTAACCTGACCTGTGAAGGCAACACTGCAGAGGCTGAACCAGTCACTTATACGTGGTTTATAGATGGCAGGGATGGACCTTCAAATGTTGTGTTGATTATAACAAAG GATTCAAAGGAGTACAGTTTCAGATGTTTGATGATGAACCCAGTCAGCAATGAAACCAGTGAAAGCATCAAAAACCCCATCATCACTAAAG aAGAACAGGACCGACTGATATCCATCCTTGTGCCAGTAATAGTAGTGGTTGTTTTGGTAGTCATTGTGGTTGCTGCTGTTTTCATCTACAATCACATCAGGG
- the LOC121506666 gene encoding carcinoembryonic antigen-related cell adhesion molecule 5-like isoform X1, whose product MLGAHRKLGLFFLVLFFSSSLADPIYKAIGGDAVLRPSPMDLPIKSIEWKHNEDIAADWHGNKSKCFGQFKGRCEVDTDTGALTIKGLKLNDSGIYTPEINYKVPFKIELSVISRVAKSSVKTSCNTEMTSCLLTCEGNTTNADPVVYKWFLDGKHGSSYKEWNITKDTKGDRFSCLMMNPVSNETSESIINPFIKQLYGAKGEDVILRPPPMNDTIQRIEWKHNENIAAGWYGNKSECLGQFEGRCEVNTDTGALTIKELNLNNSGIYTPEINGRDSSKTHLSVISRVAKPSVKTSCNTEMTSCNLTCEGNTAEAEPITYRWFIDGRDGPSNVVLIIAKDTKGDRFSCLMTNQVSNETSESVTNPFIKQLYGAKGEDVIIRPPPMNDTIQRIEWKHNENIAAGWYGNKSECLGQFEGRCEVNTDTGALTIKELNLNDSGIYTPEINFRDSSKTHLSVISRVAKPSVKTSCNTEMTSCDLTCEGNTTEAEPITYRWFIDGRDGPSNVVLIIAKDTKEESFRCLMMNPVSNDTSESVTNPFIKDPNNKQTVLVYGAKGEDVIIRPPPMNDTIQRIEWKHNESIAAGWYGDEFECLNQFEGRCEVNTKTGALTIKGLKQTDNGIYTLKISGKVTNKTELSVISRVAKPSVVKSCNPDMTSCNLTCEGNTAEAEPVTYTWFIDGRDGPSNVVLIITKDSKEYSFRCLMMNPVSNETSESIKNPIITKEEQDRLISILVPVIVVVVLVVIVVAAVFIYNHIRGRRQGPNNRRDVEREEGHEHEMDPLNQTPDDLAAEGHPKDNQHLSNGAVASGAQRTSLVSDPPSNTKWPRWSSALICSGS is encoded by the exons ATGCTGGGCGCGCATCGAAAGTTGGGATTGTTTTTCCTggtcctgtttttttcttccagcCTTG CTGACCCAATTTACAAGGCTATAGGTGGAGATGCTGTCCTCAGACCATCCCCCATGGATCTTCCTATCAAAAGCATAGAGTGGAAACACAATGAGGATATTGCAGCAGATTGGCATGGAAACAAGTCTAAGTGTTTTGGCCAGTTTAAAG GTCGTTGTGAGGTGGATACTGACACTGGAGCACTGACCATCAAAGGACTGAAACTGAACGACAGCGGCATCTACACACCAGAGATTAACTACAAAGTCCCCTTTAAGATTGAACTCTCTGTAATCT CTCGTGTAGCTAAATCCTCTGTAAAAACATCCTGCAACACTGAGATGACCAGCTGTCTCCTGACCTGTGAAGGCAACACTACAAACGCCGACCCAGTTGTCTATAAGTGGTTTTTAGATGGCAAGCATGGATCTTCATATAAGGAGTGGAATATAACAAAG GATACAAAGGGGGACAGATTCAGCTGTTTAATGATGAACCCAGTCAGCAATGAAACCAGTGAAAGCATCATAAACCCCTTCATTAAACAAC TTTACGGAGCTAAAGGTGAAGATGTGATCCTCAGACCACCCCCCATGAATGATACTATCCAAAGAATCGAGTGGAAACACAATGAAAATATTGCAGCAGGGTGGTATGGAAACAAGTCTGAGTGCCTTGGCCAGTTTGAAG GTCGTTGTGAGGTGAACACTGATACTGGAGCACTGACCATCAAAGAACTTAACCTGAACAACAGCGGCATCTACACACCAGAGATTAACGGCAGAGACTCCAGCAAGACTCATCTCTCTGTTATCT CTCGTGTAGCTAAACCCTCTGTAAAAACATCCTGCAACACTGAGATGACCAGCTGTAACCTGACCTGTGAAGGCAACACTGCAGAGGCTGAACCAATCACTTATAGGTGGTTTATAGATGGCAGGGATGGACCTTCAAATGTTGTGTTGATTATAGCAAAG GATACAAAGGGGGACAGATTCAGCTGTTTAATGACTAACCAAGTCAGCAATGAAACCAGTGAAAGCGTCACAAACCCCTTCATTAAACAAC TTTACGGAGCTAAAGGTGAAGATGTGATCATCAGACCACCCCCCATGAATGATACTATCCAAAGAATCGAGTGGAAACACAATGAAAATATTGCAGCAGGGTGGTATGGAAACAAGTCTGAGTGCCTTGGCCAGTTTGAAG GTCGTTGTGAGGTGAACACTGATACTGGAGCACTGACCATCAAAGAACTAAACCTGAACGACAGCGGCATCTACACACCAGAGATTAACTTCAGAGACTCCAGCAAGACTCATCTCTCTGTTATCT CTCGTGTAGCTAAACCCTCTGTAAAAACATCCTGCAACACTGAGATGACCAGCTGTGACCTGACCTGTGAAGGCAACACTACAGAGGCTGAACCAATCACTTATAGGTGGTTTATAGATGGCAGGGATGGACCTTCAAATGTTGTGTTGATTATAGCAAAG GATACAAAGGAGGAGAGTTTTAGATGTTTGATGATGAACCCAGTCAGCAATGACACCAGTGAAAGCGTCACAAACCCCTTCATCAAAGATCCCAATAATAAACAAA ctgtcCTAGTTTACGGAGCTAAAGGTGAAGATGTGATCATCAGACCACCCCCCATGAATGATACTATCCAAAGAATCGAGTGGAAACACAATGAAAGTATTGCAGCAGGGTGGTATGGAGATGAGTTTGAGTGCCTTAACCAGTTTGAAG GTCGCTGTGAGGTGAACACTAAAACTGGAGCACTGACCATCAAAGGACTGAAACAAACAGACAACGGCATCTACACACTAAAGATTAGCGGCAAAGTCACCAACAAGACTGAACTCTCTGTTATCT CTCGTGTAGCTAAACCCTCTGTCGTCAAATCCTGCAACCCTGACATGACCAGCTGTAACCTGACCTGTGAAGGCAACACTGCAGAGGCTGAACCAGTCACTTATACGTGGTTTATAGATGGCAGGGATGGACCTTCAAATGTTGTGTTGATTATAACAAAG GATTCAAAGGAGTACAGTTTCAGATGTTTGATGATGAACCCAGTCAGCAATGAAACCAGTGAAAGCATCAAAAACCCCATCATCACTAAAG aAGAACAGGACCGACTGATATCCATCCTTGTGCCAGTAATAGTAGTGGTTGTTTTGGTAGTCATTGTGGTTGCTGCTGTTTTCATCTACAATCACATCAGGG